GCTCGAGCCGAGTCATGAGGATCCGGCCTATGTGATCTTCACGTCTGGATCGACGGGTAAGCCTAAAGGAGTTGTGCTCGCGCACCATTCGATGCTCAATTCCACTCAGGCGCGGCTGCTGGCGTACGGCAGACCGGAACGGATTCCGTTGCTGCATTCGCCGGGGTTCGATGTCGCGTCCGGGGTGGTGTTCTATGCGCTGCTGGGTGGCGGCACGCTGATCGTCAACCCGATGCCGTTGGCTGATGTCGCGAGCACGGTGGAGCTGGTACGACGAGAGCAGATCACGCATCTGGTGTACGCGGCGTCGCTGTATCCGCCTTTCCTGGAACGGATTGCAGCCGATCCGCCGCAGTCGCTGACGACGGTGATGATCGGCAGCGAACGGTGGAGCGAGGTGCTCATCGAACGGCACGCCCAGCTGCTGCCAGACGCGTCGCTGTACAACGAGTACGGCCCGACCGAAGCGTGCGTGTTCTCCAGCTACGCGCTGGTGTATTGCGGCACGTCAGGACAGCGGTTCGCCTTGACCATCGGCGCGCCGCTTATCAACACCGGCTATGTCCTGCTCGATGAGACCGGCACGGTAATCGACAGCGCGGCGGGCGCGACCGGGGAGCTCGCCATCACCGGCCCGAACGTGGCGATCGGCTACCTCGCCCAGCCCGAACTCACCGCCGACCGGTTCCTCGAGTTGCCCGACGGCGAATCGGCCTACCGCACCGGCGATCTCGTCGAAGCCACCACCGACGGCCAGTTCATGTTCCTCGGCCGGGCTGATCGCCAACTCAAAATCGGTGGCAACCGGGTCGAGCCCGGCCACGTCGAGACCGCGCTGATGACCCACCCCGGCGTGGAGCAGGCCCATGTGAGCGTGCGCGAGGACCTGGGCACGGACGCAACGCTGGTGGGATACCTGGTAACCGTTGGCGATGTGGTCGTCACCGCGGACCAGGCGCAGGCACACTTGGCGGCCCGGCTGCCGCAGTACATGAGTCCCACCGCGTGGATGACCGTGGCGTCGTTGCCGCGCACCGCGAACGGCAAGATCGACGAACGCCACCTTCCTCGGCCGACAGCGCCTGTTCGGTCTAGCGCGATAGCGGCCGACGAAGTCGAGGCGGTCCTGGTCGAGATACTGGCCGAAGTGACCGACGTTGAGGAGATCGCGGTCGATACGGATCTACTCGGGCTCGGGCTCGCGTCGCTGTCGCACGTTCGGTTCTCGGCGGCGATCAGCAACCGCTTCGATATCGAGATCCCGATGGGCGTGCTGTTCGCCGCGTCCGACGTGCGCGAGATCGCCGAGTACGTGCGTGGCGCGGACCAGACCGGTAGGCCGGCGCTGGTGGTAACCGAGCGCGAGGGTGACACCGCCCCGCTCAGTGCCCAGCAGCGCCAGATCTGGATCCTGCATCACCTGGCGCCGTCGGTGCTGGCTTACACCACCCAGTGCACCCTCGACCTGACCGGCGAACTGGACGCCGAAGCGCTCGAAACAGCCCTGACCGGCATCGTCGCCCGCCACGAGATCCTGCGCACCACCTTCCACGACAGCCCGCATGGCCCAGTCCAACGCGTCCATTCCCCGTGGCGGGTCCACGTCGAGCATGTGGATCTGTCCGCGCGCGACGGGCACGATCAGCGCCGCGCCCTGGCCGAGCACAAGCGCGCGGCGATGAGCCGGGGATTCGATATTGCAGCACTGCCGTTGGTGCGCTGGTATCTGTACCGGCTCTCGCCGAAGCGGTGGCAGTTGTTCCAGGTCGAACACCACTTCGTCCACGATGGTTGGTCGGCGACGCTGCTGCTGGGCGAGATCCGCGACGCCTACGACGCGGCGCGGCATGCCCGACCCATCCCCCGCCCGGTCTTGCCGGTGCAGTACCGCGACTATGCCCACTGGTACGGGCGGTGGCGCGGAACCGAGCACTATCGCCGCCAGCAGCAGTACTGGATGAGCACGCTGCAGGGTTGTTCACCGATCGGTGTCGGCTTCGAACCGGATCGGCCCCGCCCACCTGTGCAGACCTTCGACGGAGGTTGTGTCCGGTTGGGCATCATCCCAGATGTCGTGTCGGTGATCGATGCGACGTGTGCCCGTCATGGGGTGACGCGGTTCGCGGTGTTCTTGTCCGCGTTCGCGCTGCTGGTGTGGCGGCACACGCACGAGCCGGACATGGTGATCGGCTCAGCACTGTCCAACCGCCGCCAAGCCGAGACTGCGAGCCTGCTGGGCATGTTCGTCAACGCGCTGCCGCTGCGGCTGCGGGTCGAGGACTCCGCCACGGTCGGTTCGGTCGTGCACGGCGTCATGAAGGTGCTGCTCGGCGCGCAGGACCATCAAGAATTCCCGCTGGTCGACCTGGTCGAGGCCCTGAACTTGCCTCGCGATCCCGCACGCAATGCGCTGTTCGGGTTGATGTTCGCCTTCCACGACAGTCCGCGCCCGCAGTTCGATCTCGAGGGCTTGCACGGTGAGCTGCGTATCGACCACAACGGGTCGGCGAAGAACGATGTCAATGTCGTGTGCGTGCCGGAACTGGTTGCGACGCCAGATGGTTCGCGCCGCGTGGGAATCGACATCCTGTGGGAGTACAACAGCGCGCTGTTCGACCCCGCGACCGCCCAGGAACACGCCGCCCAGTTCGCCCACATCGTCGCCTCGATCACCGACTACTGGGACACCCCGATCGAAGGCCTCGATCTGCTCGGGCCGACGATGACTCGCCGAATCTTCAGCGCCGGGACCGGTCCGGACTCGGCGCCTACGTTCCCCACGATCACCGATGGCGTCGACCACGCCATTGCCCAGGCCCCGGATGCGGTCGCACTGACCCACCGATCGCGCCAGGTCACCTACCGTGAACTCGACGAACTAGTGGCACGGTTCGAAAGCGTGCTCGACCAAGTCGGGCTCGGCGCGGGCGCGACCGTCGCGGTCGCCTACCCCAGGTCGGTGGAACTGGTCGCCGCGTGGCTGGCGGTGCTGCGCCGCGGCGCGGCCTATGTCACCGTCGATCCCACGCAACCGTGGATGCGGCTGTTGACGCTGGTCCACGACAGTTCGTCCGCCGCGGTGCTGTGCGCATCCGACGCGGTCGCCGCGTTTCGCGGTTGCCGAGTGCCGATCATCTGCCCCGAGCAGGCCGTCGCCGCGCCGATGCGGCCGCCGCTGGCGGTGATTCAACCCGGTGCGCCGGCGTATCTGACCTACACCTCGGGGTCGACGGGAACACCGAAGGCGGTCGTGGCCACCCACGCCAATGCGGTCGCTGCTATCCATGCGCGCACCGTCGAATTCGGATGGACCCCGCCACGAACCTTGGTGACGCTGCCGGTGATATTCGACGTCGCCGCGTCGATGGTGATGTGGACGCTGTGGCTCAGGGGCACCGTAGTCTTCCCCGACATCGAAGGCGGCGAACAGGATCCCGATGCGCTGCGCTCGCTGATCGATGCGCACGAGGTCACGCACCTGAACTTCGTGTCCACCTTCTACAAGGTCTTCCTCGACAGCATCGAAAACCCCGGGGCGACTTCGCTTCAGGCGGTCGCGGTCGGCGGTGAGCCGTGCACGAGCGAGCTGGTGCGCCGCCACGCCGAGGTGTTGCCCGAGGTGGCGCTGTACAACGAGTACGGGCCGACCGAAGCGACGGTGTGGTGCTCAGTGGCGCGCGTGCACCCACCGACACGGCCGACCGGCGCGCAGCGGGTCACGATAGGCCGACCGACCGCGAACAGTGCGCTGTTCGTGTTGGATCCGCGCGGACAGTTGTCGCCGATCGGTGCGCGGGGCGAGCTGGTCATCGCAGGCGCGGGGGTGTCGGCGGGCTACCTCGGGCGACCGGAGCTGACCTGCCGCCGTTTCGGGCCGCTCGCGATCGGCCCCCGGGCCGCCGAACGCGTGTACCGGACCGGTGACGCCGCCCGTATGCTCCCCGGTGGGGAATTCGAGATCCTCGGCCGCCTCGACGACCAGATCAAAATCCGCGGGTTCCGGATCGAGGCCGGCGAGGTGACCCACTGTCTTACCGCGCATTCGGCGGTGAAGTCGGCGTTCGTGGCGCTCGAAGAGGTGACGGGGACCCCGCAGTTAGCGGCATTCGTGTCCGCACCTGGCCACGACCACACCCTGGCCACGGCGCTGCGCCGTTGGCTGTGCGATCGGCTGCCCGCCTACATGGTGCCGTCGCTGTACGCGATCGTCGACGAGCTGCCGCGCACCCGCACCGGCAAGATCGACCGCAACCGGATGCCGACCCCGACCGGCCCGCACGCCGCGACCGAGAAGCCTGAACAGCACTCCGATTCGGCACAGCATCTCCTGCTGCACCTGTGGCGAAGCCTGCTGGGCCGCCAGGACATCACCGTCGACGACGACTTCTTCACACTCGGAGGCGATTCGCTGCTGGCGATCAGAGCGGTAACGATGGCCCGCTCGCACGGACTGGACCTGTCAGTCCCCGCCGTCATCCGCACACGCACCATCCGCGCACTCACCGAAACCCTCGCCACCACCCCGGCGGCGGCGGATCGACAGCGGCGGCCCGGCGGGTCGGTGCTCGCACTCTCGGGGATCCAAGGATGGTTCTTCGCACAGCAGTTCGCCGACCCGGACCATTTCCACCAGGTCCGCGTCTTTCAGCTCGACCCACATGCTCATGACCGCGATCTGGTCGCCGCGATCGAATCGACCGTGGCACGACACGACGCCTTCCGCACCGTGTTCGAGCAGATCGACGGTCAGTGGCAGGCGCGGCTGCTACACGCCGCACCAGTCCCGGCCATCACCGGCGTGACTCTCACTGCGGCACATGATGATTCGGCCATCCGCCAGCATTTGAACGCGATGACCGCGGGCCTGTCGATCAGCGAGGACCGGTTGTGGCGCATCGACTTGTGCACCGACCCCGGCTCGGGGCGACGATGGCTTTGCCTGGCACTGCACCACCTCATCGTCGACGCCGTCTCCTGGGACGTCCTGACCCGCGACATCGAAACCAGCCACCACCGGCACTCCGTTGGAGATGTCACGGTCCCAGACCGTCCCGTTGCTGGCATGCCGGAGCGATTCGCGCTGCAACCCGACGCCACCGAGTACACGCACTGGCAGGCGCTGGCGAATACCCCAAGACCGAGCATCACCATCAGCGCCGCCGACCGGACACCGTTCGGCGCTCTGCACCGCACCGAACGCACCTTGTCGCCGCTAGCGCGGCGGCTCCTGGTTCGTGAACTGCCGCTGATGCGAGGACCAGGCGCGCGAGCTGTACTGCTGGCCGCGCTCGCACGCGGGCTGACTCGCACACTCGGACAACACCTCTGCGTGCTGCTCGAAGGCCACGGCCGCGACTGCCTGCCCGGCGCGGAGGAGATCGTCGGCTGGCTGACCGCGCTGTATCCGGTATCCCTGCCGGTCGGTGAGGATGCCGAGCTCATCGACGCCGCTGACGAAGTCGAGCGCCGCCTGGGAGAGGTTCCCGCCCACGGCACTCACTACGGCATCGCCCGCTACCTCGAGCCGGCCTCTGCGCTGGGCACCCTCATAGCCGAGATCGCCGAACCCGAGATCACCTTCAACTACCTCGGCCAGCGCACCGCGCCGCTGCCCACCGACGTCCTCACCCCGCTGCCTGTCGCAACCGGGTTCGCGATCGGACCGGCCAACGTCCTACCGACACCGCTGGATATCACCGTGGTCGACACCGGGCAGACAATGGTCGCACGATGCGCCCTCGATCCGGCACGGATCGACATCGCGGCCGCCGAGGCCGCGCTGAACGTGATGGTCGAGGCGATCGAGGAGACCGCTGCCACGGTGCCCCTCGGTGGCAGCTCGGGCTCCCCGAACCATTTCCTGGTACACCCCGTCGACGGCACCATCACCTGGGCGCAGCCGCTGGCATCGCAGCTGGGCACCCCGTGGCGGTGGATCGGGCTTCCCCAATCCGAGCCGAACCCTGACACCAGCGTGGCTGGACTCGCCGCGGAGTACTGCGCACGGATCCGCCGCATCCAGCGCCACGGCCCGTACACGATCACCGGATGGTCATTCGGCGCCGCAGTCGCCTATGAGATGGCGCGACAACTCGAGGACGCCGGCGACCGCGTGACCACCGTGACGCTGATCGACCCGCCGACGACCTCGACGGACCGAGCCGACGACAGGGCATCCCTCGTCGACCAACTCCACCAGCTCATGCCCTGGATCCCGATGACCGCCGCCGCCTCCAGTGTCGAGGCCACAGCCGACCTTCCTGAGCCCGAACGAATTCGGGCGCTAGTGCAGCAGCTGACAGATGCGAACCTTGGCGCCGATGAACTGTCGCTGATCGAGCGGCAGGTCGGTGTTCTGCTCGCCAACCGCCGAGCGCTGGCGGCCTGGCACCCCGCCGACCAGGTCGACGCCCTCACCGTGGTCGTCCCCCAGAACACGAACGCCAACGAGCTGGTGGACATCGGGAGGTGGCGTCAACACAGCCGCACCCAGGTACGTCTGGAAGTGGTTCCCGGCGATCACTTCTCGATGCTGTCGGGCGAGGGCCTGGCTGTACTGCGCGATGTCCTCGACGATCGGGGCCAGTGAGGTATGTACAGCGGATGCGGCATCGCGGGAACTCTGATTCACCACCGCGCACCCGGACCGGTCCCCGATCACACCGACGTGGGACGGATGACCGCCGCGCTCACCCACCGTGGCCCCGACGCCGAAGGGATCTGGGGCCAGGACGCCGTCGTGCTCGGGCACCGCCGGCTCAGCATCGTGGGCCTGGGCGAGGCCGGCGCTCAGCCGATGACCCGAGCACATCTGACCATCACCTACAACGGCGAGCTCTACAACTTCCAGGAGCTGCGGCGAGAACTCGCCGCAGAGTTCGTGTTCGGCTCCGGCACCGACACCGAGGTGGTGCTACGAGCCTGGCAAAAATGGGGGACCGCGGCCCTGCAGCGACTCCGCGGCATGTTCGCCTTCGCCATCTGGGACCGGCGGGCCCAGCGCCTGACGCTCGTGCGCGACCGGCTCGGCATCAAACCCCTGTACTTCCACCAAGGCCCCGCCGCATTCGCGTTCGCCTCCGAAGCCCAAGCGCTGCTGCACTGCTCGGGCGTTCCCCGCCGGCCTGACCTCGACACGATCAATCACCGGCTGCTGTGCTCGTCCACCCTCGAGGTCGATCCCTGGCGCACCGCACTCGCCGAAGTCCGCTCAGTCCCGCCCGCGACCTACTTGGTCGTCGCCGCCGATGGCACAACCAGCGCCACCACCTACTGGGCACTGCCTCAAACCGACGCGCATGCACAGGGATCGGTCGCCGAACTCGAAGAGCTGCTGTCCGACAGCGTGCAGAGGATGCAGGCGGCCGACGTTGCGGTCTCCACGTTCCTCAGCGGCGGACTGGATTCCTCAGCGATCACCGCGCTCGCGGCACGTCACGGCCCGCTCACCGCGGTCACCATTGCCTACGACGCAAGCGAACCCGCCTGCGCCGCGGTATCGGACCTCAACGACGACGAGTGGTTCAGCCGCCTGCTGATCGAGCACCTCCACGCCGATATCGACCACCGCATCCATGTGCGGCCCAACACGATCACCCTCGCCGACATCGACGCGGTTTGTGACCTCGCCGCCGTCAACGACGACGTTCGCCTGGTCAGCATCCTGGCCAACTACCGTGTCGTGCGTGATCTCGGCTTGCGCGTCGTGCTCAACGGTCAAGGCGCCGATGAGACCATGGCTGGCTACGTCGGCCAACCGAACTTCGTCGCCGACATCCTCGATGTCAGAGCACCTGGCATGGACTTGGTCCACCGCCTGCCCGCCTCACGTCAAGCACCCGGGCTCTCCGCCGACATTCTGAGTGAACGTCGCGCCGCGCACACCGCAGTGCTGGAGGTCCTGCACAGCCAGCCGGGAACAGCCCTCGAACGCGTACACCGCCTCCTGGTTGGCACCCAAGTTCCCCGAATCGTGCAGTTCGAAGACTTCCTCGCCATGCGTATGTCCGTCGAGGCCCGGTTCCCCTTCCTCGATCATCCGCTCGTCGAATGGTGCTTCGCGACACCGTTCGAGCGCCATATCCATCCGGCGGCCCGCCGCGGCAAGGTGATGCTGCGCGCGGGCATGTGGCGGATCATTCCCGACACCGTGGTGTCACGGCCCAAAGCGGTCTTCCCCTACCCGGCGAAAGATGCGTTGCACCGCGGCCTGGTGGCGCTGGCCCGCCAGTACGAGCGATTCTTGCGCGCAGACCCGCTCGTGGACGCGTTCTTTGCCATGCCAGCCGACAGCGACCTCTCGACGTGGTCGGTGAACCAGCTATGGCTCGTCTTGGCGATGTGGCGGTGGCACGACCGACTCAATTCCCCGACACACCGTGAGATTCAGCTCGTATGAATCACCTTCTGGCCCTGAGTATTTCATTGACGCAAAGTGTGTCTCCCGCTTCCGAGATTTTCGGATTCACCCATGGTCGCCACTATCGCGGCGATTGCTACACTCCCACCACCGTTCCGCTCGAACCCCCTGCTGAGGAGCTGGTCACCCCCATGAATACCCCCGTTGAGGTAGCACTGTCCGGCCTGCCGATCGGGCTGACATTCGACGATGTGCTGCTGGTGCCGGCGGCCTCGGATGTGATCCCGAGTGGGGTCGACACCACGACCCGGGTATCACGCAACGTCACTCTGAGCGTGCCGATCGTCTCGGCGGCAATGGACACCGTCACCGAGGCCCGCATGGCTATCGCCATGGCCCGCCACGGCGGTCTCGGCGTCCTGCACCGCAACCTGCCCGTGCAGGAGCAGGCCGGACAGGTCGAGATCGTGAAGCGCTCCGAGTCGGGAATGGTCTCCGATCCCGTCACCTGTACACCGGATGCGACGCTGCAGGACGTCGACGACCTGTGCGCGCGGTTCCGGATCTCGGGCGTGCCCGTGGTCGATGAGACCGGACGGCTCGTCGGGATCATCACCAACCGCGATATGCGGTTCGAACGCAACATGTCGCGGCCCGTCGCCGAAGTCATGACCACGGAGCGGCTGGTCACCGCCGGAGTCGGAGTGACACCGGACGAAGCCCTGGACATCATGCGTGCCAACAAGGTCGAGAAGCTCCCGATCGTCGACGCAGCAGGAAAATTAGCCGGGCTGCGCACGGTCAAGGACTTCGTGAAGTCCGAGAACTATCCACTCGCGGTGCGTGATGGCCAAGGACGTCTGCTCGTCGGAGCGGCGATCGGCGTCGGCGAGGACGGCTACAACCGCGCCATGGCACTGGCGGACGCCTCCATCGACGTGATCATGGTCGACACCGCGCACGGCCACCATCGCGACGTCCTCGATATGGTCGCCCGGATCAAGAAAGACCTCGGCGACAGAGTCGACGTTGTCGGCGGCAACGTCGCCACCCGCGCCGGAGCCCAAGCGCTCGTCGACGCCGGTGCCGATGGCGTCAAGGTGGGTGTCGGGCCAGGTTCGATCTGCACCACCCGTGTGGTGGCCGGTGTCGGAGTTCCACAGATCACCGCTATCGCCGAGGCATACGCCGCCTGCGGCCCGGCCGGCGTACCCGTCATCGCCGACGGCGGCATCCAGTACTCCGGCGACATCACCAAAGCGATTGCGTCAGGGGCCAGTTCGGTCATGCTGGGCAGTCTGCTCGCAGGCACTACCGAGTCGACCGGCGACATCGTCCTGGTCGGCAGCAAGCAGTACAAGGTGTATCGGGGAATGGGTTCACTCGCCGCAATGCGCGGCCGCGGTGAAGGCAAGTCCTACTCGAAGGACCGCTACTTCCAGGACGACGTGCTCTCAGAGGAACGGCTCGTCCCCCAAGGTATCGAGGGCCGCACACCCTTCCGAGGCCCGCTCGAGGATGTCCTACACCAGCTCGTGGGCGGCCTGCGCGCCGGGATGGGGTTTGCAGGCACAACCACGATCCCTGAGTTGCAGCATGCGCAGCTGATGCGAATCACGGCAGCCGGCATGCGTGAGAGTCACCCGCACGACGTCGCCATCACCACCGACGCCCCCAACTACGCATCGAAGCCGTAATCGGCGATCTTGCCCCCGCAGCGGAGCCGTTGACCGTTTTGGTCCGCAGCGGGCGGCATAACACCCACGAAACGGCGGCCGAGCATACATCGACGGCGAGAAGTCGTTTGAGGGTACTGCTGGCGATGAACCGGGGAGCTGTTGACTGTGTTGAATTCCGGTTCGACAGATTTGCCTCACTGACGACCCCGTCTTCGATCGAGGCGATCATCGAGCCCCAATCCACCGAGGAAATGGCCCACGTTGACCCGGCAACCCAGCTTCATCCCCTATCGGCTCGCCAGGCCAGCGACAGTCGGATCCACGATGATGGCTGAAGTGCCAGAATGCGATACGGCGATTCCCCTGTGCTTCCGGTGCTCGCTGTCGTGAGCGGCCCAGCTGGAACGGGTAAGACGGCGCTTGGCCACAGGCGCGCGTATCGTCATCGTAATCGGTGAGCCGCCCCGATCGAATGGGGTCCCGAGATCGACGCACTGGCCGCAAACCGCGAGTTCGCCCGCTACAACGAACAAGCCCGGCTGACGACGCTAAAGCAACGTTCATCAGCCTGTGAAAGCGATTCACCTACGCAGGAGCCTGCATGGCTGGTCGCTACGAGTCCTGACCTACCAGTACCGGGCGTGCCTATCGTTGAGCGGCGGTGTCCCATCTGTCCGCTAAGACTCCATCGATGAGGGCGAACTGCTCGTCGAGATGCCGCGCGACTACCTCGGGCTGTTCGAGGGCTGCGGAGTGGCCTGCGTGTTCGATGGTGACGTGGCGG
The DNA window shown above is from Nocardia sp. NBC_01730 and carries:
- a CDS encoding non-ribosomal peptide synthetase, whose amino-acid sequence is MDISLDTTSNLGTAFTAAVARNSDRIAVQSGSDMWTYRKLAGLTDAVAQGLTALAGPDRDAGMVAVLLDRSVEFVAMLIGTVSAGMTYVPIDPATPPDYIADLLDQVRPLVVVTSEDRIPQSLAGSPRWVTVAQLTAEARADAQLLEPSHEDPAYVIFTSGSTGKPKGVVLAHHSMLNSTQARLLAYGRPERIPLLHSPGFDVASGVVFYALLGGGTLIVNPMPLADVASTVELVRREQITHLVYAASLYPPFLERIAADPPQSLTTVMIGSERWSEVLIERHAQLLPDASLYNEYGPTEACVFSSYALVYCGTSGQRFALTIGAPLINTGYVLLDETGTVIDSAAGATGELAITGPNVAIGYLAQPELTADRFLELPDGESAYRTGDLVEATTDGQFMFLGRADRQLKIGGNRVEPGHVETALMTHPGVEQAHVSVREDLGTDATLVGYLVTVGDVVVTADQAQAHLAARLPQYMSPTAWMTVASLPRTANGKIDERHLPRPTAPVRSSAIAADEVEAVLVEILAEVTDVEEIAVDTDLLGLGLASLSHVRFSAAISNRFDIEIPMGVLFAASDVREIAEYVRGADQTGRPALVVTEREGDTAPLSAQQRQIWILHHLAPSVLAYTTQCTLDLTGELDAEALETALTGIVARHEILRTTFHDSPHGPVQRVHSPWRVHVEHVDLSARDGHDQRRALAEHKRAAMSRGFDIAALPLVRWYLYRLSPKRWQLFQVEHHFVHDGWSATLLLGEIRDAYDAARHARPIPRPVLPVQYRDYAHWYGRWRGTEHYRRQQQYWMSTLQGCSPIGVGFEPDRPRPPVQTFDGGCVRLGIIPDVVSVIDATCARHGVTRFAVFLSAFALLVWRHTHEPDMVIGSALSNRRQAETASLLGMFVNALPLRLRVEDSATVGSVVHGVMKVLLGAQDHQEFPLVDLVEALNLPRDPARNALFGLMFAFHDSPRPQFDLEGLHGELRIDHNGSAKNDVNVVCVPELVATPDGSRRVGIDILWEYNSALFDPATAQEHAAQFAHIVASITDYWDTPIEGLDLLGPTMTRRIFSAGTGPDSAPTFPTITDGVDHAIAQAPDAVALTHRSRQVTYRELDELVARFESVLDQVGLGAGATVAVAYPRSVELVAAWLAVLRRGAAYVTVDPTQPWMRLLTLVHDSSSAAVLCASDAVAAFRGCRVPIICPEQAVAAPMRPPLAVIQPGAPAYLTYTSGSTGTPKAVVATHANAVAAIHARTVEFGWTPPRTLVTLPVIFDVAASMVMWTLWLRGTVVFPDIEGGEQDPDALRSLIDAHEVTHLNFVSTFYKVFLDSIENPGATSLQAVAVGGEPCTSELVRRHAEVLPEVALYNEYGPTEATVWCSVARVHPPTRPTGAQRVTIGRPTANSALFVLDPRGQLSPIGARGELVIAGAGVSAGYLGRPELTCRRFGPLAIGPRAAERVYRTGDAARMLPGGEFEILGRLDDQIKIRGFRIEAGEVTHCLTAHSAVKSAFVALEEVTGTPQLAAFVSAPGHDHTLATALRRWLCDRLPAYMVPSLYAIVDELPRTRTGKIDRNRMPTPTGPHAATEKPEQHSDSAQHLLLHLWRSLLGRQDITVDDDFFTLGGDSLLAIRAVTMARSHGLDLSVPAVIRTRTIRALTETLATTPAAADRQRRPGGSVLALSGIQGWFFAQQFADPDHFHQVRVFQLDPHAHDRDLVAAIESTVARHDAFRTVFEQIDGQWQARLLHAAPVPAITGVTLTAAHDDSAIRQHLNAMTAGLSISEDRLWRIDLCTDPGSGRRWLCLALHHLIVDAVSWDVLTRDIETSHHRHSVGDVTVPDRPVAGMPERFALQPDATEYTHWQALANTPRPSITISAADRTPFGALHRTERTLSPLARRLLVRELPLMRGPGARAVLLAALARGLTRTLGQHLCVLLEGHGRDCLPGAEEIVGWLTALYPVSLPVGEDAELIDAADEVERRLGEVPAHGTHYGIARYLEPASALGTLIAEIAEPEITFNYLGQRTAPLPTDVLTPLPVATGFAIGPANVLPTPLDITVVDTGQTMVARCALDPARIDIAAAEAALNVMVEAIEETAATVPLGGSSGSPNHFLVHPVDGTITWAQPLASQLGTPWRWIGLPQSEPNPDTSVAGLAAEYCARIRRIQRHGPYTITGWSFGAAVAYEMARQLEDAGDRVTTVTLIDPPTTSTDRADDRASLVDQLHQLMPWIPMTAAASSVEATADLPEPERIRALVQQLTDANLGADELSLIERQVGVLLANRRALAAWHPADQVDALTVVVPQNTNANELVDIGRWRQHSRTQVRLEVVPGDHFSMLSGEGLAVLRDVLDDRGQ
- the asnB gene encoding asparagine synthase (glutamine-hydrolyzing): MYSGCGIAGTLIHHRAPGPVPDHTDVGRMTAALTHRGPDAEGIWGQDAVVLGHRRLSIVGLGEAGAQPMTRAHLTITYNGELYNFQELRRELAAEFVFGSGTDTEVVLRAWQKWGTAALQRLRGMFAFAIWDRRAQRLTLVRDRLGIKPLYFHQGPAAFAFASEAQALLHCSGVPRRPDLDTINHRLLCSSTLEVDPWRTALAEVRSVPPATYLVVAADGTTSATTYWALPQTDAHAQGSVAELEELLSDSVQRMQAADVAVSTFLSGGLDSSAITALAARHGPLTAVTIAYDASEPACAAVSDLNDDEWFSRLLIEHLHADIDHRIHVRPNTITLADIDAVCDLAAVNDDVRLVSILANYRVVRDLGLRVVLNGQGADETMAGYVGQPNFVADILDVRAPGMDLVHRLPASRQAPGLSADILSERRAAHTAVLEVLHSQPGTALERVHRLLVGTQVPRIVQFEDFLAMRMSVEARFPFLDHPLVEWCFATPFERHIHPAARRGKVMLRAGMWRIIPDTVVSRPKAVFPYPAKDALHRGLVALARQYERFLRADPLVDAFFAMPADSDLSTWSVNQLWLVLAMWRWHDRLNSPTHREIQLV
- the guaB gene encoding IMP dehydrogenase, whose translation is MNTPVEVALSGLPIGLTFDDVLLVPAASDVIPSGVDTTTRVSRNVTLSVPIVSAAMDTVTEARMAIAMARHGGLGVLHRNLPVQEQAGQVEIVKRSESGMVSDPVTCTPDATLQDVDDLCARFRISGVPVVDETGRLVGIITNRDMRFERNMSRPVAEVMTTERLVTAGVGVTPDEALDIMRANKVEKLPIVDAAGKLAGLRTVKDFVKSENYPLAVRDGQGRLLVGAAIGVGEDGYNRAMALADASIDVIMVDTAHGHHRDVLDMVARIKKDLGDRVDVVGGNVATRAGAQALVDAGADGVKVGVGPGSICTTRVVAGVGVPQITAIAEAYAACGPAGVPVIADGGIQYSGDITKAIASGASSVMLGSLLAGTTESTGDIVLVGSKQYKVYRGMGSLAAMRGRGEGKSYSKDRYFQDDVLSEERLVPQGIEGRTPFRGPLEDVLHQLVGGLRAGMGFAGTTTIPELQHAQLMRITAAGMRESHPHDVAITTDAPNYASKP